In the genome of Bradyrhizobium arachidis, one region contains:
- a CDS encoding DUF1214 domain-containing protein, with amino-acid sequence MRLILITLTALLLATVVGLGATWMTTTRGTEIGALTIGPWTARPRTGTADVDPYSRATIVRNGELPIGTGDGVAFTATADDKKKALDGRCDVVVSGVTPPARFWTLTLYDRKGHLVANSLQRYGFTSQEIVRSSDGSFEIRIASRSRAGNWLPTGGIERYALMLRLYDTPVGVATRTQRDAPMPTIKTVGCS; translated from the coding sequence GTGCGGCTGATCCTGATCACATTGACGGCGCTTCTGCTCGCAACCGTGGTGGGCCTGGGCGCGACCTGGATGACGACGACGCGCGGCACCGAGATCGGCGCGCTGACGATCGGCCCCTGGACCGCGCGCCCGCGCACCGGCACCGCCGACGTCGACCCCTATTCGCGCGCCACCATCGTGCGCAACGGCGAGCTGCCGATCGGCACCGGCGACGGCGTCGCCTTCACCGCGACTGCCGACGACAAGAAGAAGGCGCTCGACGGCCGCTGCGACGTCGTCGTCTCCGGCGTGACGCCGCCGGCGCGGTTCTGGACGCTGACGCTCTACGACCGCAAGGGCCACCTCGTTGCCAACTCGCTGCAGCGCTACGGCTTCACCAGCCAGGAGATCGTGCGGTCGTCCGACGGCTCGTTCGAGATCCGCATCGCCTCGCGCTCGCGCGCCGGCAACTGGCTGCCGACCGGCGGCATCGAGCGCTACGCATTGATGCTGCGCCTCTACGACACGCCGGTCGGCGTTGCCACGCGCACCCAGCGCGATGCGCCGATGCCCACCATCAAGACGGTGGGCTGCTCATGA
- a CDS encoding MDR family MFS transporter: protein MNKFDRQSSSADIQALPDDIAEELSRLPSEVISVDDAPSISPPAALTSDEVRTIVISLMLTMFLAALDQTIVATALPTIGRQFQDVSNLSWVITAYLLASTAVAPVFGTLSDIYGRKAMIITSLSLFVAGSILCAIAPNMPMLILARGLQGLGGGGIMPVVQTVISDVVSPRERGQYQAYFSSVWMVGGILGPVIGGVFAEHLHWSMIFWINLPLTAAALALLLPEMKKIPVFHRKREVDWLGGVLLMASAVVFMLVLTWGGTRFPWLSPTVLAMVGGAVALAVTFVWHARRADEPFLPLPLLGGSVAPYGLAAGGCALGAITGLTVQLPLYYESVYHLSASEAGLALIPLAAVSTCGAAIAGRTMARAKHYKRVAIIGTSWAALCGLGLTLTTLPLWALLTLMAAFALGLGTTFPVCVVSLQNSVARPQVGTITGALNFFRSLMSSFTVAAFAAILLIALGADIPLAGEHHAAAGVVIPTEDMRHAFRYVFGAATALMAGAAFCLIMMEERPLAGPSVTKHVEMAE, encoded by the coding sequence ATGAACAAGTTCGACCGGCAGAGCAGTTCTGCCGACATCCAGGCGTTGCCCGACGATATCGCCGAAGAGCTCTCCCGCCTTCCGAGCGAGGTCATCAGCGTCGATGACGCGCCATCCATCTCGCCGCCCGCGGCGCTGACCTCGGACGAGGTCCGCACCATCGTCATCAGCCTGATGCTGACGATGTTCCTGGCCGCGCTCGACCAGACCATCGTCGCGACCGCGCTGCCCACCATCGGGCGCCAGTTCCAGGATGTCTCGAACCTGTCCTGGGTCATTACCGCCTATTTGCTCGCCTCGACCGCCGTTGCGCCGGTGTTCGGCACCTTGAGCGACATCTACGGCCGCAAGGCCATGATCATCACCTCGCTCAGCCTGTTCGTCGCAGGCTCGATCCTCTGTGCGATCGCGCCGAATATGCCGATGCTGATCCTGGCGCGCGGCCTGCAGGGGCTCGGCGGCGGCGGCATCATGCCGGTCGTGCAGACCGTAATCTCCGACGTCGTGAGCCCGCGCGAGCGCGGCCAATACCAGGCCTATTTCTCCAGCGTCTGGATGGTCGGCGGCATTTTGGGCCCGGTGATCGGCGGTGTGTTCGCCGAACATCTGCACTGGTCGATGATTTTCTGGATCAATCTGCCGCTCACGGCCGCCGCCCTCGCGCTGCTGCTGCCGGAGATGAAGAAGATCCCGGTATTCCACCGCAAGCGCGAGGTCGACTGGCTTGGCGGCGTGCTGCTGATGGCCTCCGCGGTTGTCTTCATGCTGGTGCTGACCTGGGGCGGCACGCGCTTTCCCTGGCTGTCGCCGACCGTGCTTGCGATGGTCGGCGGTGCGGTCGCGCTCGCCGTCACCTTCGTCTGGCACGCGCGTCGCGCCGACGAGCCGTTCCTGCCTTTGCCGCTGCTCGGCGGATCGGTCGCGCCTTACGGGTTGGCGGCCGGTGGCTGCGCGCTCGGTGCGATCACCGGCCTCACGGTCCAGCTGCCGCTCTATTACGAATCCGTCTATCACCTCAGCGCCAGCGAGGCGGGCCTTGCGCTGATCCCGCTCGCGGCCGTCTCGACTTGCGGCGCGGCGATCGCCGGCCGCACCATGGCGCGCGCCAAGCACTATAAGCGCGTCGCCATCATCGGCACGTCCTGGGCCGCGCTGTGCGGCCTTGGCCTTACGCTGACGACGCTGCCGCTATGGGCTCTGCTGACGCTGATGGCTGCGTTCGCGCTCGGCCTCGGCACGACCTTCCCGGTCTGCGTGGTCTCGCTGCAGAATTCCGTCGCCCGTCCGCAGGTCGGCACCATCACCGGCGCGCTGAACTTCTTCCGCTCGCTGATGTCCTCGTTCACGGTCGCAGCCTTCGCCGCGATCCTGCTGATCGCGCTCGGTGCCGACATTCCGCTCGCCGGCGAGCACCACGCCGCTGCCGGCGTCGTGATTCCCACCGAGGACATGCGGCACGCGTTCCGCTACGTCTTCGGCGCCGCCACCGCGCTGATGGCCGGCGCCGCGTTCTGCCTGATCATGATGGAGGAGCGGCCGCTCGCCGGTCCCTCCGTTACCAAGCATGTGGAGATGGCGGAGTAG
- a CDS encoding transglycosylase domain-containing protein: protein MVQNTPSNWKSKVRNFFLDLDARIDSSLFSSAKGIRELYERYSTFMDRFYVGRWKRWVFIEPLSEAATLGLGGLVLLLTLAIPAFRETADEDWLKKSDLAVSFLDRYGNPIGSRGIKHNDSIPLEDFPDVLIKATLATEDRRFYDHFGIDIAGTARALVTNAQAGGVRQGGSSITQQLAKNLFLSNERTIERKINEAFLAVWLEWRLTKNEILKLYLDRAYMGGGTFGVDGAAHFYFNKSARDVTLAEAAMLAGLFKAPTKYAPHINLPAARARANVVLDNLVDAGFMTEGQVFGARRNPAFAVDRRDEASPNYYLDYAFDEMRKLVDTFPKSYTERVFVVRLAIDANVQKAAEDAIENQLRQFGRDYHATQAATVVADLDGGIRAMVGGRDYGASQFNRATDAYRQPGSSFKPYVYTTALLNGFTPNSIVVDGPVCIGNWCPQNYGHSYSGSVTLTQAITRSINVVPVKLSIAIGQKEQPKAPNPAKIGRAKIVEVARRFGLKAPLPDTPSLPIGSDEVTVLEHAVAYATFPNRGKSVTPHSVLEVRTGAGDLVWRWDRDGPKPKQAIPPNIAADMAGMMSHVVSEGTARRAALDGIPTAGKTGTTNAYRDAWFVGYTGNFTCAVWYGNDDYSPTNRMTGGSLPAQTWHDIMVAAHQGVEVREIPGIGMGQKLPPQPKDANAQASAAPKVLETKPGPPPVLTKRGADILVRVEKLLDDAAKTANKSAADDSKQARPSPSTSALAFPQNYAEENANASGPRKN from the coding sequence GTGGTCCAGAACACACCATCCAATTGGAAGAGCAAGGTCCGGAATTTCTTCCTGGACCTCGATGCGCGCATCGACTCCTCGCTGTTCTCCTCGGCCAAAGGCATCCGCGAGCTCTATGAGCGCTACTCGACCTTCATGGACCGCTTCTATGTCGGGCGGTGGAAGCGCTGGGTGTTCATCGAGCCGCTATCGGAGGCCGCGACCCTCGGGCTCGGCGGGCTCGTGCTGCTGCTCACGCTCGCCATCCCCGCCTTCCGCGAGACCGCGGACGAGGATTGGCTGAAGAAGTCCGACCTCGCCGTGTCGTTCCTCGACCGGTACGGCAACCCGATCGGCAGCCGCGGCATCAAGCACAATGATTCGATCCCGCTGGAAGATTTTCCGGACGTGCTGATCAAGGCGACGCTCGCAACCGAGGACCGCCGCTTCTACGACCATTTCGGCATCGACATCGCCGGCACCGCCCGCGCGCTCGTCACCAACGCCCAGGCCGGCGGCGTCCGCCAGGGCGGCTCCTCGATCACGCAGCAGCTCGCCAAGAACCTGTTCCTGAGCAACGAGCGCACCATCGAGCGCAAGATCAACGAAGCCTTCCTCGCGGTCTGGCTGGAATGGCGCCTGACCAAGAACGAGATCCTCAAGCTGTATCTCGACCGCGCCTACATGGGCGGCGGCACGTTCGGTGTCGACGGCGCAGCGCACTTCTATTTCAACAAGTCGGCGCGCGATGTGACGCTGGCGGAAGCTGCGATGCTCGCCGGCCTGTTCAAGGCGCCGACGAAATACGCCCCGCACATCAACCTGCCGGCCGCCCGCGCCCGCGCCAACGTCGTGCTCGACAACCTCGTCGATGCCGGCTTCATGACCGAGGGCCAGGTGTTCGGCGCCCGCCGCAACCCCGCCTTCGCCGTCGACCGCCGCGACGAGGCTTCGCCCAACTACTATCTCGACTATGCCTTCGACGAGATGCGCAAGCTGGTCGACACGTTCCCGAAGTCCTACACCGAGCGCGTCTTCGTCGTTCGCCTCGCGATCGACGCCAACGTGCAGAAGGCCGCGGAAGACGCGATCGAGAACCAGCTGCGCCAGTTCGGGCGTGACTATCACGCCACGCAGGCCGCAACCGTGGTCGCCGATCTCGACGGCGGCATCCGCGCCATGGTGGGCGGCCGCGATTATGGCGCGAGCCAGTTCAACCGCGCTACCGATGCCTATCGCCAGCCGGGCTCCTCGTTCAAACCCTACGTCTACACCACCGCGCTGCTGAACGGCTTCACGCCGAACTCGATCGTGGTCGACGGCCCGGTCTGCATCGGCAATTGGTGCCCGCAGAACTATGGCCATTCCTATTCCGGCTCGGTGACGCTGACACAGGCGATCACGCGCTCGATCAACGTCGTGCCGGTGAAGCTGTCGATCGCGATCGGCCAGAAGGAACAGCCGAAGGCGCCGAACCCGGCCAAGATCGGCCGCGCCAAGATCGTCGAGGTCGCGCGCCGGTTCGGCCTCAAGGCGCCGCTGCCCGACACGCCGTCGCTGCCGATCGGCTCGGACGAAGTCACCGTGCTCGAGCACGCCGTCGCCTACGCGACCTTCCCGAACCGCGGTAAGTCGGTGACGCCGCATTCGGTGCTGGAGGTGCGCACCGGCGCCGGCGACCTCGTCTGGCGCTGGGACCGCGACGGGCCGAAGCCGAAGCAGGCGATTCCACCGAACATCGCCGCCGACATGGCCGGCATGATGAGCCACGTCGTGAGCGAAGGCACCGCTCGCCGCGCCGCGCTCGACGGCATTCCGACCGCGGGCAAGACCGGCACGACCAATGCGTATCGCGACGCCTGGTTCGTCGGCTACACCGGCAATTTCACCTGCGCGGTCTGGTACGGCAATGACGACTACTCGCCGACCAACCGCATGACCGGCGGCTCGCTGCCGGCGCAGACCTGGCACGACATCATGGTCGCGGCGCATCAGGGCGTCGAGGTCCGAGAGATTCCCGGCATCGGCATGGGCCAGAAGCTGCCGCCGCAGCCGAAGGATGCGAACGCGCAGGCCAGCGCGGCGCCGAAAGTGCTGGAGACCAAGCCCGGTCCGCCGCCGGTGCTGACCAAGCGCGGCGCCGACATCCTTGTGCGCGTCGAGAAGCTGCTCGACGACGCCGCCAAGACCGCGAACAAATCGGCGGCCGACGACAGCAAGCAGGCCAGGCCGTCGCCGTCGACGAGCGCGCTCGCCTTCCCGCAGAACTATGCGGAAGAGAATGCGAACGCATCTGGCCCGCGCAAGAACTGA
- a CDS encoding YcgN family cysteine cluster protein, whose product MTAAPKRPSGQEGFFWKTKTLEEMSGEEWESLCDGCGRCCLNKLEDEDTGQIYFTHVGCKLLDAGTCACKDYPNRSAKVPDCVRLTPANVRTLNWLPPSCGYKLVAEGRDLYWWHPLVSGDPNTVHEAGVSVRGRVEGSEEDIPDEELEDHIVQWPAVLPKRARLKRRPKD is encoded by the coding sequence ATGACCGCAGCTCCCAAACGACCTTCCGGCCAGGAAGGATTCTTCTGGAAAACCAAGACGTTGGAAGAGATGTCTGGGGAGGAATGGGAAAGCCTGTGCGACGGCTGCGGCCGCTGCTGCCTGAACAAGCTCGAGGACGAGGACACCGGCCAGATCTATTTCACCCATGTCGGCTGCAAGCTGCTCGATGCCGGCACCTGCGCCTGCAAGGACTATCCGAATCGATCCGCCAAGGTTCCCGACTGCGTCCGCCTGACCCCGGCCAATGTCCGTACCCTGAATTGGCTGCCACCGAGCTGCGGCTACAAGCTCGTCGCGGAAGGGCGCGACCTCTATTGGTGGCATCCTTTGGTTTCCGGCGATCCCAACACCGTGCATGAGGCCGGCGTCTCCGTGCGCGGCCGGGTCGAGGGCAGCGAAGAGGACATCCCGGACGAGGAGCTCGAGGACCACATCGTGCAATGGCCGGCCGTGCTGCCGAAACGGGCACGCCTGAAGCGACGCCCGAAGGACTGA
- a CDS encoding alpha/beta hydrolase, with protein sequence MTLARFIRRQLLSLSGVGLMLGALFFAGALTPTLVPRSYLTQGALAGGCFAIGYLAGNLWRWLWHYLELPEPSPRLRSGANALVAAGCLIVVVIYLWRAAEWQNSIRTVMKMPPVETAHPLKVCAVALITFVVLLVLGRLFALVARVLAAHTERVIPRKVANVIGVLVAGLLFWSIANNVLIRVAFNALDSSFREFDALFEPERPQPTDPNRTGGAASLVKWKELGRTGRRFIASGPRAAEISAATGQAAQEPVRVYVGLGGAGTAQARARLALDELKRQHGFDRAVLVVITPTGTGWIDPSAMDTVEYLHHGNVASVAMQYSYLNSPLSLLFQPEYGAEAARALFAEIYGYWTTLPTDKRPKLYLHGLSLGALNSEKSAELFETIGDPIAGALWSGPPFESRIWRSITANRNPGSPAWLPEFRDGRFVRFMNQNGPTVPPDAPWGPMRVVYLQYASDAITFFAYRDAFQAPAWMSAPRGPDVSPELRWYPIVTMLQLALDMAVATNTPMGFGHVYAPEHYVDAWVAVTDVHDWSPDALARLKSHLAARARQPTAGGSDEDPYADRGG encoded by the coding sequence ATGACTCTGGCGCGGTTCATTCGGCGACAATTGCTCTCGCTGTCCGGCGTCGGCCTCATGCTGGGCGCCCTGTTCTTCGCAGGCGCGCTGACGCCGACGCTGGTGCCGCGGAGCTATCTCACGCAAGGCGCCCTCGCCGGCGGCTGCTTTGCGATCGGCTACCTCGCCGGCAATCTCTGGCGCTGGCTGTGGCACTATCTCGAGCTGCCCGAGCCTTCGCCGCGCCTGCGGTCAGGCGCAAATGCACTGGTTGCGGCCGGCTGCCTGATCGTCGTCGTCATCTATCTGTGGCGCGCCGCCGAATGGCAGAATTCGATCCGCACCGTGATGAAGATGCCGCCGGTCGAGACCGCGCATCCGCTCAAGGTCTGCGCTGTCGCCCTGATCACGTTCGTGGTGCTGCTGGTGCTGGGGCGGCTGTTCGCGCTTGTCGCGCGCGTCCTCGCTGCGCACACGGAGCGCGTCATCCCCCGGAAGGTCGCCAACGTCATCGGCGTGCTCGTCGCAGGCCTGCTGTTCTGGTCGATCGCCAACAATGTCCTGATCCGCGTGGCGTTCAACGCGCTCGATTCATCCTTCCGTGAATTCGACGCCTTGTTCGAGCCCGAGCGGCCGCAGCCGACCGATCCCAATCGAACAGGAGGTGCGGCATCACTGGTGAAATGGAAAGAGCTCGGACGCACGGGGCGACGCTTCATCGCTTCGGGCCCGCGCGCTGCCGAGATCAGCGCCGCCACGGGACAGGCCGCGCAGGAGCCCGTGCGGGTTTATGTCGGCCTCGGCGGCGCCGGCACGGCGCAAGCCCGCGCAAGGCTTGCGCTCGACGAGCTCAAGCGGCAGCACGGTTTTGACCGTGCCGTTCTCGTCGTCATCACGCCGACCGGCACCGGCTGGATCGATCCGTCGGCGATGGACACGGTCGAATATCTCCACCATGGCAACGTCGCCAGCGTCGCCATGCAGTACTCCTACCTCAACAGCCCGCTGTCGCTGTTGTTTCAGCCCGAATACGGCGCGGAGGCTGCTCGCGCTCTGTTCGCGGAAATCTACGGCTACTGGACGACGCTGCCGACAGACAAGCGGCCGAAGCTGTATCTGCACGGGCTCAGCCTCGGTGCTCTCAACTCGGAGAAATCCGCCGAGCTGTTCGAGACGATCGGCGATCCCATCGCCGGTGCGCTGTGGAGCGGACCACCGTTCGAGAGCCGCATCTGGCGCTCGATCACGGCGAACCGCAATCCGGGCTCGCCGGCCTGGCTGCCCGAATTCCGCGACGGCCGCTTCGTGCGCTTCATGAATCAGAATGGACCGACGGTGCCGCCGGATGCACCATGGGGTCCGATGCGCGTCGTCTATCTGCAATATGCCAGCGACGCGATCACGTTCTTCGCCTACCGCGATGCCTTTCAGGCCCCGGCCTGGATGAGCGCACCGCGCGGGCCGGACGTCTCACCGGAGCTGCGATGGTATCCGATCGTGACGATGCTGCAGCTAGCCCTCGATATGGCGGTCGCGACCAATACGCCGATGGGCTTTGGCCACGTCTACGCGCCAGAGCATTACGTCGATGCCTGGGTCGCGGTCACGGATGTCCATGATTGGTCCCCCGATGCGCTGGCACGGCTCAAGAGCCATCTTGCGGCAAGAGCACGGCAGCCTACCGCAGGCGGTTCGGACGAAGACCCCTATGCCGATCGCGGCGGCTAA
- a CDS encoding DUF1254 domain-containing protein gives MIRLMFTIVAGVVLGLVVHLVSVLALPRIATQDAYSRLTPMTKLNGVTQLPLADPQTSPMPFMDPAFAIAICRYDLAGGPLKLTVPVSQAYTSVSFYTRNEIAYYAINDRSAGKKVIELDLMTEAQHNELPEDEEVTAADRLIIDSPSTTGLIVMKALAAEPGLMPQAQASLQTATCAPQTEPPAKAEAPRGRR, from the coding sequence ATGATCCGCCTCATGTTCACCATCGTCGCGGGCGTGGTGCTGGGCCTCGTGGTCCATCTCGTCAGCGTGCTGGCGCTGCCGCGGATCGCGACGCAGGACGCCTATTCGCGGCTGACGCCGATGACCAAGCTCAACGGCGTCACCCAGCTTCCCCTCGCCGATCCGCAGACCTCGCCGATGCCGTTCATGGACCCGGCGTTTGCGATCGCGATCTGCCGCTATGACCTCGCGGGCGGCCCGCTCAAGCTGACGGTGCCGGTGAGCCAGGCCTATACGTCGGTGTCGTTCTACACCCGCAACGAGATCGCCTATTACGCCATCAACGACCGCTCGGCGGGCAAGAAGGTGATCGAGCTCGACCTGATGACCGAAGCGCAGCACAACGAGCTGCCCGAGGACGAAGAGGTCACCGCCGCCGACCGCCTGATCATCGACTCTCCCAGCACCACCGGCCTGATCGTGATGAAGGCGCTCGCCGCCGAGCCCGGCCTGATGCCGCAGGCGCAGGCCTCGCTCCAGACCGCAACCTGCGCGCCGCAGACCGAGCCGCCGGCCAAGGCCGAGGCGCCGCGCGGACGGCGCTGA